The DNA sequence CAAATGGGATGTAATGTCATCGTCAACGGATCCTCCAACACCAAACTTGTCGAAGACACCGCCGCCGAAGTGGAGGCCGCGGGGGTCAAGACACTCGTGGCTATGGGGGACATGGGCAGTTCTGACGCTATCAAAAACATCGCCGAAACAGCTCTGTCGCAATTTGGTCGTATTGATATTGTCGTAAACAACGCCGCACGTCGACCCCATAAGCCCTTCCTTGAAATGACGGGCAAGGACTGGCATAGCGTGATCGACGTCGCACTCACGGCGGTGTTCCATACCTCTCAAGCATTTATGCCCGGTATGGTCGATGCTGGCTGGGGTCGGATTATTAACTTCACTGGGATGAAAGCCATTAAAGGCTATTATGAAGGTGCGCCAATATCTGTGGCCAAACACGGCATTTGGGGTGTGACCAAAGCACTTTCGACCGAATTTGCATCAAAGGGGATCACGGTAAACGCAATTTCACCAGGTCAAATCCGCAAAGATTCCGCTATCGAGGATGACCCTGCCCGCGCCGCTAACATCCCGACAGGTGTGATGGGGCAATCGTGTGATATAGCGTCCATGGCGGGATATTTAGCCTCTCCCGAAGCGCGGTTCATTAGCGGCCAGATGATTGCGGTGAACGGTGGGCAGACGACGTGACCAACCTGGTTCATGGCCTAAATATCAACATAAGGTTTCTGTGATGCGGCCAACATTGGGCTCATGGCTTGCGCGAAGCATGTGGCGCAAACAAGGCTTGACGGTCGCGTTGGCGGTGGCAGGCACAGTGATCTTCTGGTGGGCTGACTTTCCTTTACCGTTCTTGTTTGGTCCACTGGTCGCATGCGTTATCGGGGCCCTGGCGGGGATGCCACTGGTCGCGGCGGGAAACGTTAGCCAATGGATGCGCACAATTTTGGGGGTGGCGATTGGTGCTTCGCTCACCCCACAGGTTATTTCGGAACTACCGAAAATGGCCGCGTCGGTTGCTTTGATCCCACTTTTCGTTCTGTGCATCGCCCTGCTTGGCGTTCCGTTCTTTCGCTATGTCTATCGGTTTGACGGCGTTACTGCATGGTATGCCGCCATGCCCGGTGGATTGCAGGACATGGTCATGTTCGGCAAAGAAGCCGGCGGCGACGTTCGGGCGCTATCGTTAATCCATGCGACGCGACTGTTAATTATCATTACTATCGCACCCATCATTTTGACGCAGGTGTTTGACGCAGATATCAAAAACCCCATCGGGCAACCAGCATCCGAAATTCCGCCCTATGAGCTTGTCATTATGGCCCTTACCGCCATCATCGGCTGGCACGTTGCGAAACGTCTGAGAATTTTTGGTGCCCCCATGATCGGCCCCATGATTTTGGCAGGGGCACTGTCTATAACAGGCATTATTAACTACCGCCCCCCCGCCGAAGCGATACTGACGGCACAGTTCTTCATCGGTATCGCACTCGGTGCGGGGTATGTGGGCGTAACGTTGGCGGATATTCGGCGCGACGTGGCTGCTGGTATATTTTTTGTCATAATCCTCGCAATTTTGACGTTCATTTTCACTGAAATCGCGACACTCATTGCGGCCGTACCGCCCGTGGATGCGTTTTTAGCTTTCGCACCTGCGGGTCAGGCCGAAATGACGGTTTTTGCCATCATTGTCGGCGCTGACCTCGGCTATGTAGTGGTGCATCATCTTAGCCGCGTTTTTCTGGTCGTCATCGGGGCACCGGTTGCGGCGCGTGTGTTCGGTGCAAGCCCAACCAATACGGAAACGCCAGATGATCCGCCCCACAAGCCCCCACCAAATTAAAACCACGTCAACCGACGCGACAGCGCGCCAGTTCTTTATCGTCGAGGTTAAGGCCAAGACCAGCGGCATCTGACATCCACAGCCTTCCATTGCGCAGTACATGGGAAGGACGCAAAAGGCGGCTGATGCGCGCCTGCGCGCGGTGCAATTCAACCGCGCCGTTATTCATCGCGCCGCACATCCAATGTAGATTGATCGCGTCCCAACCTCCGGCCGGAGACACCTGCAGGTTCGCAGCTATAGCCCGCTGCGCAGCGTTGATCGCCGCATTGAACCCACCGGTGAAAACAGCATTGGGCTGTATCATAGATACCCCTGCCCCGATCAACTGATCAAAACGGTTGTTGCTTTGTTCCATCTGTCCGGCCCCGATAGGCACACCCCCCATTACCACCAAAGCTGCCAAATCGGCAGCGTCATTGTTGCGCACAGGTTCTTCGAGCCATGACAGATATAATCCGTCAACCGCTCTCACCATGTCTTGCGCCGTTTCGCGCGACCAAGCGCAGTTGGCATCTGCAATCAGGTCAATGCCCTCTCCGACTGCTTCACGCACGAGGGTCAGCCGCGCAACGTCTTCACCCAACGTGCGGCCCTGCGCGCCCACCAAAACCTTTATGCCGCCAGCACCCGCCGCGACCTCAGCAGCGCAGGCTGCAACAAGGGCGCCGTTATCCAGAGCGGGAAAGCCGCACGTCACGTGCACGGGGGCGTTGTCGCGCTTGCCGCCCAACATCCGCCATGCAGCAATGCCCGTGCGGCGTCCGCACAAATCAACCAGCGCAATTTCAAGCGCTCCCAACGCCGAAACGACCACTCCCGTCATACCCCGCGGATTAAAGCGACGCATGGCGGCAGCAATGGCATCGCCTTCTTGCCCATTAATTTCGCCACCAACGCGGTTAAGGAAACTGGCCACCTCGGGCGCAAGGAACCTGCCAGTAAACCCATCGCCTACCATGCCATCTGAGTCACGCACGCGAACATGCACAAACGTAAAGCTGTCGCGCCCGGCGTAGGGCGCGGGATCATCGGCCAATGCTTCCGGCCTATGGACGCTCGCCTCTACAGAAACCGGCCATCTGATGCCGCTGTATATGTGATCTGCCTTTTGTTCTGACATAAAAATACTCTACCCAATGTCTCACTGCCTGTGGAAGTAGCAAATAAGATCAGTTAAATGTTCCAGCTGAAATCACTCAATTCATTTTCTCTCCTGAATATTGAAACCCGCATTAGCAGTATGGTTTCAGTATTCAGGAGAGAAGATCACGCTTTACTCCTCGTCCGTGCACACGCGATTTTACCATAGATTTCACGTCGTGTGGGTCACAAAATATAGATACAGGGTATTGCAGGGTGCGATGCGAGAGAGGATACGCGAGATTATCATGCAAACATGTGCCGAAATAGGCGTCCATGACGTGAAAGGTGTGCTAAGAGGCGGTCATGTGCACATGTTACTGTCAATTCCACTAAAACTGTTCCTGTCCAACTTTATGCAACTCGTAAAGGGCCGCTCGTCACGCCGCATCGAGATGGAATTCCCTGAGCTGTGCAAGCGCTACTGGGGCAGGCGGTTTTGGGCATGCGGATATTTCTCACCCACCTCTGGAAATGTGACTGACGACATCATCACGCAGTATCTGAAATTGCATTCCTCTAAATGAGACTACCGGCCTCAGCCGGTAGTCCTTCACTTGCACGACGGGTGATACGTTCCCACTCTACTTCCGCTAATGCAGATAGAAACGCGAGGACTCCTTTCCCCACCGGGGTCGTCAGATCAAGCCAAGGTTTGTCCAATACTTTGACGGTCGCGGATCGGTCAGCAACGTGATGAATGATACCTATCCCGTCCATCATTGATCTGGTGGCCCGATCCCATTCGGCGATGAGTAATACGTCCCCTGCCCCCAAAGCATCAATGGTACGTTCCAATTGAGGTCAGGCTTTGATCGTTCGTCCAGATGCCACTTCACGGAAGATCTTATTGGCTTTGACTGCATTCAAAGCACTGATCTGACGATCGAGGGATTATCCCTGACTGTACACTCTGGCGTAATCGATAAGCATATTGAAAGCCTGATTCAGTGGGATTAATTTTGCATCTGATATACGCACCACATGTAGGGCTCAGTTTATATGATTAGCCCAAGTTGTTGCAAATATCATCAAATTTGCACCTCAATGCACAGCGGTCATTGCTTTGATTTTACCGTGGAACTACGCCGCATAGCTGTGATCAAGACAACGTTTACGGCAAAAGAGGCATGGACCGACGCGGTGGGTCGCCCCGAAACACAATACGACGCTCGGATGCAATCGCTAATGGGACTCGCGTTGGCGCAAATAGACATCCTCTATAAGCCAAAACTCATACGGGTAAACGGTACGCGGACGCGGCGGTATTACCGCATAGGGACCAACTCTGGCGACGAGTGGATGCCCTTACCGGAAGGTCACGAGACCCCAAAGTAGAGGACCCCAAAAACGGTTCTCCATTATCACTTGGATCGGACATTATTAAGCCCGCGCGGGACCTCCGTAGCGGGCTTTTTCGTGCCCGACGTCACCACCTAATTACACCTCCTGTGAGCGATTTTTGAGGCCCACGAAGTGAAAGGACTCGACTCCTAATATCTTTCTACTGGCAGTGGAGAACCGTCGGTTGTCTATTCGTAGTGGAGAAAATTATTGAAAAGCGCAATTCAAACCGACGCGGAAACGCGAAAAACGAAAAACGAAAAAATTCGGTCGATTTTGTCACGAGGTCTACATACCTAGTGACAGGACCTCGTGACAGCATTTGCGTCATATAAACAAGGGCGATGGCAGACCGTGGCACTAGGTGAGGCTAGTGGCACTAGGGGGGTAGCTATGTAGCGGCTGTGGGGGAACTTGAAATACTGTACTTTTATTTCTTTTCTATTCTCACAATCTAAACAGCTACCCCCCTAGAGCCACTAGAACCACCTCGTGACAACCCCTTATTTATATGACGCAAAAGGGTGTCACGAGGTGTGTCACGAGGTATAGACCTAGTGCCACCCCCCGTTGTCTAGCGGCAGTGGAAACATTGGGCTTCTGGCTCTGGGGCGGACCCTCCGATCACCACCTAAAACCCGCTCGTCTAAGACCCCCAAAAAATCCCAGAGTACCATCCCCCGAGACCGTTTGCGCGGCGCTCCAACAGTACAAACAATGAGTGTCTAAGGCAGCAAATAGAAACGTCTGCTACGTCGCGCTCTGCGCCCCCCGCGACGGCTGAAAATCGCTGGGAAGGACCCGAAGCCAGATGTGAGGAAAACGCATAGGTTCTCTATTGGAAACAGACAACCGGACAATGTGGCGACGCTTCGCAGTCTGGCGCACCCTGACACCCTGACACCCTGACACCCTGCCACCCTGATCCCGAGTCCATCGGCGTCAGACAACCTAGGCGACACGCGACACCACGACTCAGGCGCAACGCGATTGGGCACACTAGGCACTTCAGCTTATGAGGCACTGGCCAATGGCCGAGTTGATTTCACGCTTGAAGTCAGCACATGGGAATGCGTGAATTCGACTTTGCTGGACCGTCCACAACGGGCCTTTCGATATGCCGATTACGGCGTTCCAGACCAGGATACGACTTTCTTGGGTTGCAATGGGACTTGGTTGGCCGCCAACCCAGAAATAGCACGCGCATTCGTACAGGCGGCCCAGCGAGGCTATGAATACGCGGCCAACAATCCAGCAGATGCCGCTGAAATTCTGATTGTCGGTTGGGTTTGAGCCGGTGCGATCGGGTCAAAATCCAACCCCTAGTCCACGCGCAGAAAGGGTGGTTTGTTGAACACAATAATTGTCGTTGATTAGATATCCACAAACTGGCTTTTCTCTGGGATTATGTGGTTTTTTAAGTCCTAATTGGTGGGCAACAGCGACCAGTGCTTTGTTGAATTTCCCTTCAAAGGCTCGGTCTGTGGCGCAATGACGGGAAGAGACATAACAATTGCACGATTGCCATCTACTTAGTAAATTTGTCACGTAAAAACCTAAAGCTATCCAAGAACACTTAGAAGCTCTCCTTTGTGGAATATGCGTCTCCCCTGCCCTGTTTTGCGCCACCACAAACCCCGTTCAAAAATAACTGAGTTGCTGACATTTTGTGGAGTATGTCGTGGTCAATCATAGCCCCGCTTCGCCTTAGTCATGTGAAGGGCAAAACGGGCACCTTTCGCATCATGCTCAGTCTCAAACCAATCAGTGCGTAACTGCCCCGAGCTGCCGATCCGACCCCATTCCCGCACCAACCCCCAGTCTCCAAAGAGACCTTTTACAATATCCATATGATAATACCGATAGAGGTTAGCATCTGGGTTTGTCTTGGTCAGATGCATCAGTTAACCCCACATCTTGGCAGCGATGTCCTGCTCTTCTTTGCCGATGGCATCTGCGTAGATCGTCGTTGTGGAAAGCTGCGCGTGGCCCATCCACTTTTGTAGCATGTGCAGTGGAATACCTTTCACAACGGCATTGACACCGAACCCGTGCCGCAAGCCTTTTGGACTTCTGTGTCCAGCGTCGACAATTTTGGCCTCGATCATGACATCTTTAACGATCTGCCAGACCCTAACGCGGGACAGCGCCCAGATCGGTACATGCGCCAGCTTGCGTGATTTCTGCGTTTCTCTGATGCCGTGTGCTATGTTCAGGGTGTCAAGATAGTCCGGTGGCACTGGAATTGCGCGGTAGACAGCCTTTTGCTCACCAGAGCGGTCCTTGCGCTTCTTGAGCGACCTGATGGTCACAGCGCCACCAGAGAGGTCTATACGGGCGGGGGTGATCTCGATCAACTCTGACGGCCTGCACCCAGTATAGTGCAGCGTTTCGCAGAGTGTGCGGTCGCGGGCGGGTCGTTGACGCGCAACATGCAAGAATGCTGCTCTCTCCTCAGCATTGAGGTACAGGCGGTTTCCTTTAGGATCATAGAGGGTCATTTCACTCATATTTAACAGTTTATCCGAAGACTGTTAAGCAAAGAAGTAAAAAACAACTTTATCTGTTCGATAAATAGTGGATCGGTGGCGTGTTATTTAACACTATCACTCATTGTGTTAACTAGCAGTGCCGGCTCCCCCCTTGGTCAGGGATGTTTTCCACACGCAGTCTCTGCAAATGTTGGTCTTGCTCTGCATTGTCTCCGCGGGCACAACTGCCACTCAGTTAACTTTTGACTTGGATATACCTTTGAGTTTCTTTTCGGTCACGTCAGTTCCAAAGCTTCGATGGAGCTCGCCAAAGGCTTTCACATTGAAACCGCCATTGGCATCAGTCACGTTTCTCATCCTCGGCTTGGTGGTATTTGGCTTGGGAGAGGCAATACTGGTCACCGCAGGTGTCGGCGTGAGCCCCTGGACTATGTTCGCGGAAGGCGTGACCAATGTCACAGGTTTGAGCTTGGGATTTGCTACATTTGTCATCAGTGCAATCGTCTTGGTCTTGTGGATTCCACTTAAGCAAACACCTGGCATTGGAACGATCCTGAACGCGATCATCATAGCCTTGGTGTTGGAATACGTGCTGCCCTTTTTGCCAACATTTGAGACGTATGTTGCAAATGCCTTGCTGGCTTTAGTGGGTGTGTTGGTAACCGGATTTGGCGGAGCCATATATCTGGTTGCTAACTTAGGACCTGGACCCCGAGATGGCCTCATGACCGGGTTTCAGACGGTCACACATCAACCCATCGCGCTCGTGCGCATGATTCTTGAGTTGACCGTTGTCGCGATCGGTTGGGCCTTGGGTGGCACGCTTGGCTTGGGCACAGTTTTCTTTGCCTTGGGAATTGGACCAGCAATGGCGATTGGGATGCAAATTCTACAACTTCGCAGTAGCGCGCATTAGCATCTGTCGCAAAGCCCAACGGTCTTCCTCTCCGACTTCATGCTCGCAGCAACCGTTATATTTTGGTTATGAGTCCAAAACCTAAGGCTCTTCCAAAAACGGTTCTCTGTTTGCGGCTATCTCTAGGTAAGCATACAGGGAACCTCCTCTATTTTGGCATGATTTGAAGTGCGATATTGCGCGAGGCTGGCGATTTGCCTGGCGCAATATGAGGATTTTGATGATGAACACACGGCAGCGCGGGCGCGGTTCCAAATACACGGATGATTTTAAACGCCAGCTTGTAGGGGAAAGCCGGGGGTATGGCGTGAGCGTTCCTATAGTGTCGAAGCGCCACGGTGTGCCAACGAACCAGATATATGCGTGGCGCGGCGATGAACGGTTTCAGCCCGACGGCTCAGCGATCGATGCGTTCACGCCTGTTGAGGTTGCGGATGAACCGGACGCGCCAGCGCCGCCTAGATCAGTTATATTGCCAGCCCCGCGCATAGAGATAACGCTTGAGAATGGGCGCAGGCTGAGCGTGAGCGACGGGGTTGATGCCCGGTTTGTGCTGGAACTGGCGCGAGGGTTGGCTGCATGATCCCTGTCTTGGCTGATGCGAAGATCTGGCTTGCGGCAGGTGTTACGGATATGCGGCGTGGGTTCAACGGACTTGCAGCTCAAACCGATCAAGTTCTGGCAGGTGATCCATACTCGGGCCATCTGTTTTTGTTCCGAGGTCGTAGAGGCGATCAGATCAAAGTCATATGGTGGGATGGACAGGGCGCATGCCTGTTTACCAAGCGCCTTGAGCGAGGTCGATTTGTGTGGCCCGCTGCTCGTGAGGGCAAGATCAGCTTAAGCCGTGCACAACTCGCCATGCTGATGGAGGGCATAGACTGGCGCATGCCGCAAAAAAAATGGCAACCTAGCAAGGTAGGATAACGCTATGTTTTGTTGTGGTTTGGCTGTTCTTGGATTCCCATGAGGCCCCTGATCTGGTAGAGAATGGCATGAGTAACACCCCTTCCAATCTGGCTGATTTGCCCCCCCCGACGTGCAGGCTTTTATTGCTGCGCAAGCGGCTGAGTTGTCGGATGTGAAGAAGCAGTTCCTGGGCCTCTCGCTGTCTCAAGGGACGACACAAAAGCGGGTCGCATCAGAAGTGGCATCTCTGAATGCCGCCCTGAGTGTCGAGCGCACTGCCCATGCGCGCGCCATACAGAACCGAGATACCATCATCGCTGAC is a window from the Octadecabacter antarcticus 307 genome containing:
- a CDS encoding SDR family NAD(P)-dependent oxidoreductase; protein product: MGWSKENSQMIERSLTGKTAFVSGSGQNIGRAVALRFAQMGCNVIVNGSSNTKLVEDTAAEVEAAGVKTLVAMGDMGSSDAIKNIAETALSQFGRIDIVVNNAARRPHKPFLEMTGKDWHSVIDVALTAVFHTSQAFMPGMVDAGWGRIINFTGMKAIKGYYEGAPISVAKHGIWGVTKALSTEFASKGITVNAISPGQIRKDSAIEDDPARAANIPTGVMGQSCDIASMAGYLASPEARFISGQMIAVNGGQTT
- a CDS encoding AbrB family transcriptional regulator translates to MRPTLGSWLARSMWRKQGLTVALAVAGTVIFWWADFPLPFLFGPLVACVIGALAGMPLVAAGNVSQWMRTILGVAIGASLTPQVISELPKMAASVALIPLFVLCIALLGVPFFRYVYRFDGVTAWYAAMPGGLQDMVMFGKEAGGDVRALSLIHATRLLIIITIAPIILTQVFDADIKNPIGQPASEIPPYELVIMALTAIIGWHVAKRLRIFGAPMIGPMILAGALSITGIINYRPPAEAILTAQFFIGIALGAGYVGVTLADIRRDVAAGIFFVIILAILTFIFTEIATLIAAVPPVDAFLAFAPAGQAEMTVFAIIVGADLGYVVVHHLSRVFLVVIGAPVAARVFGASPTNTETPDDPPHKPPPN
- a CDS encoding enolase C-terminal domain-like protein, producing MADDPAPYAGRDSFTFVHVRVRDSDGMVGDGFTGRFLAPEVASFLNRVGGEINGQEGDAIAAAMRRFNPRGMTGVVVSALGALEIALVDLCGRRTGIAAWRMLGGKRDNAPVHVTCGFPALDNGALVAACAAEVAAGAGGIKVLVGAQGRTLGEDVARLTLVREAVGEGIDLIADANCAWSRETAQDMVRAVDGLYLSWLEEPVRNNDAADLAALVVMGGVPIGAGQMEQSNNRFDQLIGAGVSMIQPNAVFTGGFNAAINAAQRAIAANLQVSPAGGWDAINLHWMCGAMNNGAVELHRAQARISRLLRPSHVLRNGRLWMSDAAGLGLNLDDKELARCRVG
- the tnpA gene encoding IS200/IS605 family transposase, with translation MTLYSSSVHTRFYHRFHVVWVTKYRYRVLQGAMRERIREIIMQTCAEIGVHDVKGVLRGGHVHMLLSIPLKLFLSNFMQLVKGRSSRRIEMEFPELCKRYWGRRFWACGYFSPTSGNVTDDIITQYLKLHSSK
- a CDS encoding recombinase family protein, whose amino-acid sequence is MERTIDALGAGDVLLIAEWDRATRSMMDGIGIIHHVADRSATVKVLDKPWLDLTTPVGKGVLAFLSALAEVEWERITRRASEGLPAEAGSLI
- a CDS encoding ABC transporter substrate-binding protein, which translates into the protein MGTLGTSAYEALANGRVDFTLEVSTWECVNSTLLDRPQRAFRYADYGVPDQDTTFLGCNGTWLAANPEIARAFVQAAQRGYEYAANNPADAAEILIVGWV
- a CDS encoding WGR domain-containing protein, with the protein product MHLTKTNPDANLYRYYHMDIVKGLFGDWGLVREWGRIGSSGQLRTDWFETEHDAKGARFALHMTKAKRGYD
- a CDS encoding tyrosine-type recombinase/integrase, which gives rise to MSEMTLYDPKGNRLYLNAEERAAFLHVARQRPARDRTLCETLHYTGCRPSELIEITPARIDLSGGAVTIRSLKKRKDRSGEQKAVYRAIPVPPDYLDTLNIAHGIRETQKSRKLAHVPIWALSRVRVWQIVKDVMIEAKIVDAGHRSPKGLRHGFGVNAVVKGIPLHMLQKWMGHAQLSTTTIYADAIGKEEQDIAAKMWG
- the yczE gene encoding membrane protein YczE encodes the protein MKPPLASVTFLILGLVVFGLGEAILVTAGVGVSPWTMFAEGVTNVTGLSLGFATFVISAIVLVLWIPLKQTPGIGTILNAIIIALVLEYVLPFLPTFETYVANALLALVGVLVTGFGGAIYLVANLGPGPRDGLMTGFQTVTHQPIALVRMILELTVVAIGWALGGTLGLGTVFFALGIGPAMAIGMQILQLRSSAH
- a CDS encoding transposase; translation: MMNTRQRGRGSKYTDDFKRQLVGESRGYGVSVPIVSKRHGVPTNQIYAWRGDERFQPDGSAIDAFTPVEVADEPDAPAPPRSVILPAPRIEITLENGRRLSVSDGVDARFVLELARGLAA
- the tnpB gene encoding IS66 family insertion sequence element accessory protein TnpB (TnpB, as the term is used for proteins encoded by IS66 family insertion elements, is considered an accessory protein, since TnpC, encoded by a neighboring gene, is a DDE family transposase.), with translation MIPVLADAKIWLAAGVTDMRRGFNGLAAQTDQVLAGDPYSGHLFLFRGRRGDQIKVIWWDGQGACLFTKRLERGRFVWPAAREGKISLSRAQLAMLMEGIDWRMPQKKWQPSKVG